One part of the Drosophila teissieri strain GT53w chromosome 3R, Prin_Dtei_1.1, whole genome shotgun sequence genome encodes these proteins:
- the LOC122620601 gene encoding UDP-glycosyltransferase UGT5, translated as MRIFTLILGLLCSLGYSSGYNYLMVLNSAGRSHFNVGHALAKGLVKAGHTITVVSVYPLKKPIPGYTDVNVPNIFNVMGGDIAALWASIQKPVTQKLIDHYQMGFRITRGLFEDPNFQDFLKSNQSFDAIICETFYNDAHYGLAEHFNAPLIGLSTGGGVTFITDMVGSPAPASFVPHIMLPFNDHMSLYERLLNVAFLGYERLLLDYYYLPNQEKLYKEFFPGNKRCFYEMRRNASLVLINQHVSLSFPRPYTPNMIEVGGMHIDGKLSPLPEKIERFINESEHGAIYFSMGSNLKSKDLPPAKVQEILSALGGLKQRVLWKFELDNLPNKPENVYISDWFPQTDILAHPKVLAFVTHGGMLSTTESIYHGKPVVGLPIFSDQFFNMAHAVQTGYGIMLDFKTLNAADFRKAIERITSEPSYTKVVQGMSLRYRDQQQTPLENAVYWVEHVTRHQGAAYLQSAAQRLNWWQYHNVDVLLIIFGAAFLLVIVLPFTIYKLLNKKLSRGERTQSTKVKRN; from the exons ATGCGTATATTCACCTTGATCTTGGGGCTGCTTTGTAGCTTGGGATACTCAAGTGGATACAACTATCTGATGGTTCTGAATTCCGCCGGTCGTTCCCACTTTAATGTGGGTCACGCCTTGGCCAAGGGATTGGTCAAAGCTGGCCATACCATCACCGTGGTTTCCGTGTATCCTCTGAAGAAACCCATTCCTGGCTATACTGATGTAAATGTGCCAAATATATTCAATGTCATGGGGG GAGACATTGCTGCCTTGTGGGCTTCGATCCAAAAGCCAGTGACTCAGAAACTCATCGATCACTATCAAATGGGATTCCGCATCACAAGAGGTCTCTTCGAGGACCCTAATTTCCAGGATTTTCTGAAGAGCAACCAAAGCTTCGATGCGATCATTTGTGAGACCTTTTACAATGATGCTCACTATGGTTTGGCAGAGCATTTTAATGCCCCACTCATTGGATTGAGCACTGGTGGGGGTGTGACATTTATTACTGATATG GTTGGTTCTCCCGCTCCAGCTTCGTTTGTGCCCCACATAATGCTGCCCTTCAACGATCACATGTCGCTGTACGAACGCCTATTGAACGTGGCCTTCCTTGGCTACGAAAGGCTGCTGCTGGACTATTATTACCTGCCCAATCAAGAGAAGTTATACAAGGAGTTCTTTCCGGGAAACAAAAGGTGTTTCTATGAGATGCGTCGAAATGCCTCCTTGGTGCTCATCAATCAACATGTTTCACTAAGTTTCCCGCGACCGTACACACCCAACATGATTGAGGTGGGTGGCATGCATATCGACGGCAAGCTGAGTCCACTGCCCGAGAAGATCGAGAGATTCATCAATGAGTCAGAACATGGAGCCATCTACTTTTCCATGGGGTCGAATCTCAAGAGCAAGGACTTGCCTCCAGCAAAGGTGCAAGAGATCCTGAGTGCATTAGGTGGACTCAAACAGCGAGTTCTGTGGAAATTCGAGCTGGACAACCTGCCCAATAAGCCGGAGAATGTCTACATCTCCGACTGGTTTCCACAGACGGACATATTGGCCCATCCCAAGGTCCTGGCATTTGTGACCCACGGTGGCATGCTCAGCACCACGGAGTCTATTTATCATGGCAAACCCGTGGTGGGATTGCCAATCTTCAGTGATCAGTTCTTTAACATGGCTCATGCCGTGCAAACCGGATATGGCATCATGCTGGATTTCAAGACGCTGAATGCCGCCGATTTCCGGAAAGCCATCGAGAGGATTACCAGTGAGCCCTCGTACACGAAAGTGGTGCAGGGCATGTCCTTGCGGTATCGGGATCAGCAGCAGACGCCACTGGAAAATGCGGTATACTGGGTGGAACATGTGACCCGCCATCAAGGAGCTGCCTATTTGCAGAGTGCGGCCCAAAGACTGAACTGGTGGCAGTATCACAATGTGGATGTGCTTCTGATCATTTTCGGGGCAGCATTCCTCTTGGTAATTGTACTACCATTTACCATCTACAAGCTACTCAACAAAAAACTATCTAGAGGAGAGAGAACTCAAAGCACTAAGGTTAAACGCAACTAG
- the LOC122618895 gene encoding uncharacterized protein LOC122618895: protein MLKYIVFVLLTVIPKSLFQATMSYEAILVSVISSENSRPFDFSNLRLIGRERILNGTFEILEDVDDTNYQLAVDIYTNSARDGNYKLMPFAISRQGVCTIYKKYGFYLRDCIKNGINTDLHINTTSCLFPKGKYYLKNVTLNVQNWPKIMQRGLCRHVSTFYKDDVPVGIINVTSSIEDRAPNVFGM, encoded by the exons ATGTTGAAATACATAGTGTTCGTTTTACTTACAGTGATACCCAAGTCATTG TTCCAGGCAACAATGTCGTATGAGGCGATCCTTGTTTCAGTGATCAGTTCAGAGAACTCACGGCCATTTGACTTTTCAAATCTTCGACTGATTGGTCGTGAGCGTATTTTGAACGGGACTTTTGAAATTCTCGAGGATGTTGACGATACAAATTATCAATTAGCTGTGGACATTTACACCAATTCTGCTCGCGATGGCAACTATAAGCTAATGCCTTTTGCCATTTCACGTCAAGGAGTGTGTACAATCTACAAAAAGTATGGTTTCTATTTGAGGGACTGCATCAAAAATGGCATTAACACCGATTTACATATAAACACAACTTCTTGCCTATTTCCCAAAGGAAAGTACTATTTAAAAAACGTTACTTTAAACGTtcaaaattggccaaaaataatgcAGCGCGGCCTTTGTCGACACGTTTCCACTTTCTATAAAGATGATGTACCTGTTGGCATAATTAATGTTACATCCTCCATTGAAGACCGTGCTCCAAATGTATTTGGAATGTAA
- the LOC122620207 gene encoding probable aconitate hydratase, mitochondrial, which produces MAQRTHRYICLAGSMVRNFHTARFPRCDKVPMSNFDTGIPLPYKKLRENLDCVKGRLGGPLTLSEKVLYSHLDEPDTQEIERGKSYLRLRPDRVALQDATAQMTLLQFISSGLKKVAVPSTVHCDHLIEAQISGDKDLARAKDLNKEVYDFLSSACAKYNLGFWKPGSGIIHQIILENYAFPGLLMIGTDSHTPNGGGLGCLCVGVGGADAVDVMANIPWELKCPTVIGCHLTGKISGWTSPKDVILKVAEILTVKGGTGAIVEYHGPGVESISCTGMATITNMGAEIGATTSIFPFNERMATYLSATGRGAIAEEAAKNKDLLVPDEGCKYDKVIEINLDTLEPLVNGPFTPDLAHPISKLGANSEKNGYPMDIKVSLIGSCTNSSYEDMGRCASIANDALSHGLKSCVPFNVTPGSEQVRATIARDGIIEVLEKFGGTVLANACGPCIGQWDRKDVKMGEKNTIVTSYNRNFTGRNDANPATHCFVTSPEMATALAIAGRLDFNPLTDELTGKDGKMFKLKEPHGEELPSKGFDPGEDTYQAPPAKGDDVTVNVDPKSDRLQLLEPFEKWDGKDYIDLMVLIKIKGKCTTDHISAAGPWLKYRGHLDNISNNMFIGATNAENNEMNKVKNQKSGNFDAVPAVARDYKANKIRWCAVGEENYGEGSSREHAALEPRHLGGVAIIVKSFARIHETNLKKQGMLALTFANPGDYDKVQPSSKISLLNLKDLAPGKPVDAEIKNNGGSDKIQLNHTLNELQIKWFQAGSALNLMKELSAKGGDKK; this is translated from the coding sequence ATGGCTCAACGAAcacatagatacatatgttTGGCGGGTTCCATGGTGCGCAACTTTCACACGGCGCGATTTCCACGATGTGATAAAGTACCAATGTCAAATTTCGATACCGGAATTCCGCTGCCCTATAAGAAGTTAAGGGAAAATCTGGATTGCGTCAAGGGCCGACTGGGTGGACCGCTCACCTTGTCGGAGAAGGTGTTGTATTCACATTTGGACGAACCGGATACACAGGAAATCGAACGAGGCAAGTCCTATTTGCGATTGCGACCAGATCGCGTTGCCCTGCAGGATGCGACTGCCCAGATGACACTATTGCAGTTCATCTCGTCGGGATTGAAGAAGGTAGCAGTTCCATCCACCGTGCACTGCGACCACTTGATCGAGGCGCAGATCAGTGGCGACAAGGACTTGGCCAGAGCTAAGGATCTGAACAAGGAGGTGTACGATTTCCTTTCCTCGGCGTGCGCCAAATATAACTTGGGCTTTTGGAAGCCCGGCAGCGGCATTATTCACCAGATCATTTTGGAGAACTACGCATTTCCCGGCCTCCTGATGATCGGAACTGATTCCCATACTCCGAACGGCGGTGGATTGGGTTGCCTGTGCGTTGGAGTTGGCGGTGCAGATGCCGTCGATGTGATGGCCAATATACCGTGGGAACTTAAGTGCCCAACTGTGATTGGTTGCCATCTCACTGGCAAGATCAGTGGCTGGACTTCGCCCAAGGATGTCATCCTTAAAGTGGCGGAGATACTGACTGTAAAGGGAGGCACAGGTGCCATTGTGGAGTACCATGGACCTGGTGTTGAGTCTATTTCCTGCACGGGCATGGCTACCATTACCAACATGGGAGCTGAGATCGGTGCCACAACCTCGATATTTCCATTCAACGAACGCATGGCCACCTATTTGAGTGCCACCGGTAGAGGTGCCATCGCTGAGGAGGCCGCGAAGAATAAGGATCTTTTGGTTCCGGATGAGGGTTGCAAGTACGATAAGGTTATCGAGATCAACTTGGACACCTTGGAACCGCTGGTGAATGGCCCATTCACTCCCGATTTAGCCCATCCCATTAGTAAACTGGGTGCGAACTCCGAGAAGAACGGCTATCCGATGGACATCAAAGTGAGTCTGATTGGCTCCTGCACGAACTCCTCCTACGAGGACATGGGACGATGTGCCAGCATTGCCAATGACGCACTGAGTCATGGCCTAAAATCCTGTGTGCCGTTTAATGTTACCCCGGGATCGGAGCAAGTTCGAGCTACAATCGCGAGGGACGGCATTATCGAGGTCCTGGAGAAGTTCGGTGGTACTGTGCTGGCGAATGCCTGTGGTCCCTGCATTGGCCAGTGGGATCGCAAGGATGTGAAGATGGGTGAAAAGAACACCATTGTCACGTCGTACAATCGCAACTTCACCGGTCGAAATGACGCCAATCCGGCAACACATTGTTTTGTTACCAGTCCGGAAATGGCCACTGCACTGGCCATCGCCGGACGTTTGGACTTCAATCCGTTGACGGATGAGCTAACGGGTAAGGATGGCAAAATGTTCAAACTAAAGGAACCGCACGGCGAAGAGCTGCCTAGCAAGGGCTTTGATCCCGGAGAGGATACCTATCAGGCTCCACCCGCGAAAGGAGATGATGTCACGGTCAATGTGGATCCCAAGTCGGATCGCCTGCAACTCCTGGAGCCTTTCGAGAAATGGGATGGCAAGGACTACATTGACTTGATGGtgctaattaaaatcaaagGCAAATGCACCACTGATCACATCAGTGCCGCTGGACCCTGGCTCAAGTATCGCGGCCATTTGGATAACATATCCAATAACATGTTCATTGGGGCCACAAATGCCGAAAACAACGAAATGAACAAGGTCAAAAACCAGAAGTCCGGTAATTTCGACGCCGTACCAGCGGTGGCTCGGGATTACAAGGCCAACAAGATCCGGTGGTGCGCTGTGGGTGAGGAGAACTACGGCGAGGGCTCCTCCAGGGAGCACGCTGCCCTGGAACCTCGCCACTTGGGCGGAGTGGCCATTATCGTCAAGTCGTTTGCCCGCATCCACGAGACGAATCTCAAGAAACAGGGCATGCTCGCCCTGACATTCGCCAATCCCGGTGACTACGACAAAGTGCAGCCATCGAGCAAGATTTCGCTTCTCAATCTCAAGGACTTGGCACCTGGCAAGCCCGTGGATGCTGAGATCAAGAACAATGGTGGCTCCGACAAGATCCAGCTGAACCACACTCTCAACGAGCTGCAGATCAAGTGGTTCCAGGCCGGAAGTGCCTTGAATCTAATGAAGGAGCTGTCCGCCAAGGGTGGCGATAAGAAATAG